The genomic segment TCTATGATGTCGCGCAGGGTTCCCATCGCATCCAGGAAGTACTCTGCATAATCTTCCTGATCACCGCAACCAAAGATTGCTGCGGTCTTACCAGTGAAATCGATATTCTCAAGCTCGGGGAAAAAATCGTCCCAGTCAGCCTGGGCTTCACCATAATACCAGGTGGGAATGCCAAAGATCAGTGTATCAAACTGCTCAATATCTGCTTTGGTGCTCTTTGCGATGTCGTGGATCTCCACCACAGAGTCATCAAACTCTTTTTGGATCAACTCAGCTACCGCTTCGGTATTTCCTGTATCGCTTCCAAAAAACAGACCTATTTTTGCCATAATCAACTTTCACCTATTGTATGGGAGTCACTTATATTCAGATGGGTGTTATGCTCAGCAATCTGTTGCTCAAGCATTGAAACAATCAACTCACTACGGCTGATACTGTAGGCCTCAGCTAAACGGTTGAGCTGCTCGAAGATTGGCTGCTGGACTTTCAGTTCAATACGGCGCAAGCCCTTCTCTTTATCTCGTTTGAGCTGATTGCGCTTATTGATCTTCATCTGCATGGAGCGGGGATGAGGGTTGGTTCTGGGACGACCAGGACGTTTCTCATCTGCAAAAAGATCGATAGTGATCCGATCGCTTTGTTGTTTTGCCATAATGTTCCGCAGTGTAACCCGTTAGCTTCTCGAGGTTCGAGCGATTGTTCTTTTACCGAC from the Dongshaea marina genome contains:
- the fldA gene encoding flavodoxin FldA; amino-acid sequence: MAKIGLFFGSDTGNTEAVAELIQKEFDDSVVEIHDIAKSTKADIEQFDTLIFGIPTWYYGEAQADWDDFFPELENIDFTGKTAAIFGCGDQEDYAEYFLDAMGTLRDIIEPRGAKIVGHWSTDSYEFEESKAKISDDMFVGLGIDEDRQPELTQSRITSWCTQLKQEMGL
- the ybfE gene encoding LexA regulated protein; the protein is MAKQQSDRITIDLFADEKRPGRPRTNPHPRSMQMKINKRNQLKRDKEKGLRRIELKVQQPIFEQLNRLAEAYSISRSELIVSMLEQQIAEHNTHLNISDSHTIGES